From the genome of Natronolimnobius baerhuensis:
CGAAGACGAGTTACAGGCGGCCGACGGCGTCGGGCAGGTGACCGCCGAGCGCATGCGCGAAGTGATTGGGAGCGACTACAGCGGGTAACCGGTACCCACGGCTCTGGTGTGCTCAGCAGACTGTATACCCGTCACGAACGCTGTCGCTCGAGTTCGTTGAAACAGAAGGCATTTATAATTAGAATAACGAGTCGACGGAACGACCAGTACGGCCCGCGGTTCGCCAGTTCGATTCCCCCGGTTCAACCGGTGAGCGTTCGAGATTCAGACCGAACTGACAACATCGAGACGACCACGAGGGCCGTCGACACTCTACAGCAGCATGTCACGCGAACTCTCACAACAGGCTCGAGCCATCGGCGAACGGGTTCAGACGAATTTCCGTGACTGCATCCGGATCGATACGCGGTCGCTCGCCGTCTTTCGAATTGCTCTTGGGCTGCTCGTCCTCGCTGATCTGGCCCTACGGTCGCGAAGCTTCGCCTTCTTCTACTCGGGCGAGGGCGTCGTCCCCCACGAACTCGCGGTCGATATGGTCCCCGAGAACGCGGTTTCGATCTACTACTACGCCTCGAGTCCGACACAGATTGCGGCGTTGATGGTGCTACAGGCGCTGTTTGCACTGCAGTTGATCGTCGGCTACAAGACGCGGCTGGCAACGATTATCTCGTTTCTGTTCGTCGTCTCGCTCGACTACCACAATCCGCTCGTGTTGAGCTACGCCGATACGCTGTTTCGCCTACTCTTCTTCTGGGCCATCTTCCTCCCGCTCGGCGAGCGCTGGTCGGTCGACGCCGTCCACGCTGACCGCGAGCCGCGAGGATCGTTCGCTGGTATCATCGCTTTCTTCGCGATGGGACAGATGGTCTACATGTATTTTCTCAACTGGTATCACAAGTCTCAGGATAGCCTCTGGACCAGCGGTGAGGCAACGCCGCTGATCATGGGGCTCGACGATATGACCTTCCTCCTCGCAGAGTACGTCCGCGAGTACCCGGCGCTGCTCGAGTACGGCGGCTTGTTGTGGTACTACATGCTCATGCTTTCGCCGCTGCTGATTATCCTGATCGGCCGTCAGCGCTATCCGCTGATCCTACTGTTCGTCGGCGGCCACGCGATGTTCGCGCTGACGGTCCGCATCGGCGCGTTCCCGTACGTCGCGTTCGCTGGACTTATCCTGTTCCTGCAGCCGCAGTTCTGGCGAGACGCGACGACACTCACACGCTGGGTGAGCACTCGAGCCGAGTTCGATCCACCGTCGCTGTCCCGCCAAACTGAACGACTCGAGCGACTCGCTGCTCGCGTTCCCCGATTACGGATCGACGAGGCGCGGGTGCAGGCGGCGAAACCACATCTCTACAACGTCGGCGTCGGCGTCATCGTGTGCTCGTTGCTCATCTTCACACTCTTTACGTATCTTCCAGCTGGAAACGTCGTCGCAGACGCCGTCTCGCCGGACGAGCGCATCGAAGACAGCGCCTCGGCGCTGAACATCGACCAACCCGAGTGGAGCGTGTTCGCGCCGACACCGCGAACCAGCGATCACTACTTCGTCTTTGCCGCCGAGACGACCGGTGGCGACTACGTCGACGTCTACAACGACGGCCGAGAAGTGACGAGGGAGCGGCCCTACGACCAGTTACAGAAACAGTACAGCACCTACCGTGAGCGCTTCTACATGAACAGCGTCCGCCGTGGCGGCCTCCACGACAGAAACGACGCTCCCTCCCATCTGGCGGCCCACTACTGCGAGACCTGGGAAGGTAACGACGGCGAAGAACTCGAGCAACTCACCATGCACCGGATCGTTGAGTCGATTACGATGGACACGATTTCCGACCCGGATGCACGCGACTCCCGCAGCGGCAACGTCTACGAGTATCACTGCCACGGTGACGAGCCAGAGACGATTGACCTGCCCTACGAGTAAGATGACTCCCCCTGTCGCCATCGGAACGCTGAATTGGTGAGACCACATACGCACACCCAATGAGCGACGAGATTCCGACGGATGCGCCAATCATCCTCTTTGACGGCGTCTGCAACCTCTGTGCCGGGTTCGTGCAGTTCATCGTCCCGCGTGATCCTGAGGGAATCTTTCACTTTGCCTCCCTGCAGTCCGAGGTCGGACAGGAGTTACTCGCAGCCC
Proteins encoded in this window:
- a CDS encoding HTTM domain-containing protein; this encodes MSRELSQQARAIGERVQTNFRDCIRIDTRSLAVFRIALGLLVLADLALRSRSFAFFYSGEGVVPHELAVDMVPENAVSIYYYASSPTQIAALMVLQALFALQLIVGYKTRLATIISFLFVVSLDYHNPLVLSYADTLFRLLFFWAIFLPLGERWSVDAVHADREPRGSFAGIIAFFAMGQMVYMYFLNWYHKSQDSLWTSGEATPLIMGLDDMTFLLAEYVREYPALLEYGGLLWYYMLMLSPLLIILIGRQRYPLILLFVGGHAMFALTVRIGAFPYVAFAGLILFLQPQFWRDATTLTRWVSTRAEFDPPSLSRQTERLERLAARVPRLRIDEARVQAAKPHLYNVGVGVIVCSLLIFTLFTYLPAGNVVADAVSPDERIEDSASALNIDQPEWSVFAPTPRTSDHYFVFAAETTGGDYVDVYNDGREVTRERPYDQLQKQYSTYRERFYMNSVRRGGLHDRNDAPSHLAAHYCETWEGNDGEELEQLTMHRIVESITMDTISDPDARDSRSGNVYEYHCHGDEPETIDLPYE